A section of the Vicinamibacterales bacterium genome encodes:
- the deoC gene encoding deoxyribose-phosphate aldolase, whose translation MSDYRRVIALILEELARAGAVAPTRCACHGFTFDCCPDRVQHVLDAGATRLGLHAADGGAQGLSGLIDHTLLKPDATAKEIEQLCKEAAEWKFATVCVNPTWVALAARQLRGSGVAVCSVVGFPLGATTPDVKQFEARRAIFDGAAEIDMVINVGALKSGDVRLVTDDIRGVVSACHAAGAGSKVIIETALLTDEEKITACTLAKAAGADFVKTSTGFGPGGATAADVALMRRIVGDEMGVKASGGVRDLEQMKAMVAAGATRIGASAGVRIVKESRGEAAAGKTGGY comes from the coding sequence GTGAGCGACTATCGTCGGGTCATCGCGTTGATCCTGGAGGAACTGGCGCGGGCCGGCGCGGTGGCGCCGACCCGGTGCGCGTGCCACGGCTTTACCTTCGACTGCTGTCCAGACCGGGTGCAGCACGTGCTCGACGCCGGCGCCACGCGCCTGGGCCTGCACGCCGCCGACGGCGGTGCACAAGGCCTGTCGGGCCTGATCGATCACACGCTGCTCAAGCCCGACGCGACGGCGAAAGAGATCGAGCAGCTGTGCAAGGAAGCGGCGGAGTGGAAGTTCGCCACCGTGTGCGTGAACCCGACGTGGGTCGCGCTGGCGGCCCGGCAACTGCGTGGCAGCGGCGTCGCGGTCTGCTCGGTCGTCGGCTTCCCGTTGGGGGCGACCACGCCTGACGTCAAGCAGTTCGAGGCGCGCCGCGCGATTTTCGACGGGGCGGCGGAGATCGATATGGTGATCAACGTCGGCGCGCTCAAGTCCGGCGACGTGCGGCTGGTCACCGACGACATCCGCGGCGTCGTCTCGGCGTGTCACGCCGCGGGCGCCGGCAGCAAGGTGATCATCGAGACCGCGCTGCTGACCGACGAGGAGAAGATCACCGCCTGCACGCTGGCCAAGGCCGCCGGCGCCGATTTCGTCAAGACCTCGACCGGCTTCGGGCCCGGCGGCGCCACCGCCGCCGATGTCGCCCTGATGCGCCGCATTGTCGGCGACGAGATGGGCGTGAAGGCTTCCGGCGGCGTGCGCGACCTTGAGCAGATGAAGGCCATGGTTGCGGCCGGCGCCACGCGCATTGGCGCGAGCGCTGGCGTGCGCATCGTGAAGGAATCGCGGGGCGAGGCGGCGGCAGGAAAGACGGGCGGCTACTGA
- a CDS encoding RpiB/LacA/LacB family sugar-phosphate isomerase, translated as MKTFDIITEADARILEIGSSVTLKTGGHVTPLAADTLKARRVTVLRGVADASLDGLAPVADIRSLAIGSDHSGVALKAALRDYLRQKGLSVLDVGTDGPDPVDYPDIAAQAARLVARREVDAAIVIDGAGIGSAIAANKIDGARAAMCTDKTLARYSREHNGANVLALGATLLSVGDAKAIVDTWLGTPMGEARHLRRLAKIRALEKTQ; from the coding sequence ATGAAGACGTTCGACATCATTACGGAGGCCGACGCGCGGATCCTGGAGATCGGCTCCAGCGTCACGCTGAAGACCGGCGGGCACGTCACGCCGCTGGCCGCCGACACGCTGAAGGCCCGCCGTGTGACCGTGTTGCGCGGGGTCGCCGACGCCAGCCTCGACGGCCTGGCGCCGGTGGCCGATATCCGCTCGCTGGCCATTGGCAGCGATCATTCGGGCGTGGCGCTCAAGGCGGCCTTGCGTGATTACCTGCGGCAGAAGGGCCTGAGCGTGCTCGACGTGGGCACCGACGGCCCCGACCCGGTGGACTATCCCGACATCGCGGCGCAGGCCGCCCGGCTGGTGGCGCGCAGGGAAGTGGACGCCGCCATCGTTATTGACGGCGCCGGCATCGGTTCGGCGATCGCCGCCAACAAGATCGACGGGGCCCGCGCGGCGATGTGCACCGACAAGACCCTGGCCCGCTACTCCCGCGAGCACAACGGCGCCAACGTGCTGGCGCTCGGCGCGACGTTGCTCTCGGTGGGCGACGCCAAGGCGATTGTGGACACCTGGCTCGGCACCCCCATGGGCGAGGCCCGCCACCTTCGCCGCCTGGCGAAGATTCGCGCGTTGGAGAAGACGCAGTGA
- the hpt gene encoding hypoxanthine phosphoribosyltransferase: MSAAKPTVLIDQEELQARIADLAREIRRDFPEDQLHFVCVLKGAFLFLGDLIRNLDGHVTIDFMSLSSYGSGTSSSGEVRLSKDLDSGLEGRDVIIVEDIVDTGLTLHYLQDILMARGPKSLRTACLLSKPSRRKIEVKVDYIGFTIEDRFVVGYGLDYAEQYRNLPFIGVLE; this comes from the coding sequence ATGTCTGCCGCGAAACCTACCGTGCTCATCGACCAGGAAGAACTCCAGGCCCGCATTGCGGACCTGGCGCGCGAGATCCGCCGGGACTTCCCCGAGGACCAGCTGCACTTCGTCTGCGTCCTCAAGGGCGCCTTCCTGTTTCTCGGCGACCTCATTCGCAACCTCGACGGCCACGTCACCATCGACTTCATGTCCCTTTCCAGCTACGGATCTGGCACGTCGTCGTCCGGCGAAGTCCGCCTGTCGAAGGACCTCGACTCCGGCCTCGAGGGCCGCGATGTCATCATCGTCGAAGACATCGTCGACACCGGGCTGACCTTGCATTACCTGCAGGACATTCTCATGGCCCGCGGACCCAAGTCGCTGCGGACCGCCTGCCTGCTCAGCAAGCCATCACGCCGGAAGATCGAGGTCAAGGTCGACTACATCGGCTTCACCATCGAAGACCGCTTCGTCGTCGGCTACGGCCTCGACTACGCCGAGCAGTACCGCAACCTGCCCTTCATCGGCGTGCTCGAGTAG